A window of Fictibacillus halophilus contains these coding sequences:
- a CDS encoding glucose-1-dehydrogenase, which yields MYPDLKGKTVIITGAATGIGKACALRFGQEQANVVINFHSDKQVKETEEMIKEIKNSGGNAIAVQGDVTKESDIKQLIEKTISEFGSLDIMINNAGIENEVPSHELTLEDWNKVISTNLTGQFLGCREAIDYFLEHDIQGAIINMSSVHEIIPWPHFVHYAASKGGIKLMTQTLALEYAPKRIRINSIAPGAINTPINAEKFSDPKQKEGVLKLIPMGYIGEPEEIAATAVWLASNQASYVTGLTLIADGGMTLYPGFQAGKG from the coding sequence ATGTATCCAGATTTAAAAGGAAAAACGGTTATTATCACAGGCGCGGCCACAGGTATCGGTAAAGCTTGTGCACTAAGATTCGGACAAGAACAAGCGAATGTTGTGATTAATTTTCATTCAGATAAGCAAGTGAAAGAAACAGAAGAAATGATTAAGGAAATTAAGAATAGCGGTGGAAATGCAATTGCTGTTCAAGGAGATGTAACAAAAGAAAGTGACATCAAACAACTTATTGAAAAAACAATTAGTGAGTTTGGATCGCTAGACATCATGATTAACAACGCAGGTATTGAAAATGAAGTGCCATCCCATGAGCTAACATTGGAGGATTGGAACAAAGTCATATCTACGAATTTAACGGGCCAGTTTTTAGGTTGCAGAGAAGCGATCGACTACTTCCTAGAGCATGATATCCAAGGAGCCATAATCAACATGTCGAGTGTACATGAGATCATTCCATGGCCGCATTTTGTTCATTACGCAGCAAGTAAAGGCGGAATTAAGCTGATGACACAAACGCTAGCACTTGAATATGCTCCTAAACGCATCAGAATCAATAGCATTGCGCCAGGTGCGATCAATACACCGATCAATGCTGAAAAGTTTTCCGATCCAAAACAAAAAGAAGGAGTCTTAAAGTTAATTCCTATGGGATATATTGGTGAGCCAGAGGAAATCGCAGCGACTGCGGTTTGGCTAGCTTCAAACCAAGCAAGTTATGTTACAGGATTAACGCTGATTGCTGATGGCGGAATGACATTATATCCAGGGTTTCAAGCTGGAAAAGGTTAA
- a CDS encoding YrrS family protein, with protein MKRNQRYESRLEKRKQNRFLNIAIGLVVLLIVVVAFNLFSGDDDQTASTNKSSSEQTTENDDSNNSSIEMETDDSKSKSDDEDSKSEDKSAEEKEKTDEEVTEEEKTESETPEGGGPEGPWQPIGTSQTEPHTKTYDDGSQDWNEMVQALSYATSIPQDQMTIFWLGNGGGPDLSKGTVQSKADGKKYDVMLQWIPEKGWQPTSVTPVQ; from the coding sequence ATGAAACGAAACCAGCGTTATGAATCAAGGCTAGAAAAACGAAAACAAAATCGTTTTTTAAACATAGCAATCGGGTTAGTTGTTTTACTGATTGTTGTTGTTGCATTTAATCTTTTCTCAGGTGATGATGATCAAACAGCTTCAACGAACAAATCTAGTTCTGAACAAACTACTGAAAACGACGATTCTAATAACAGTTCAATTGAAATGGAAACGGATGATTCAAAGTCAAAATCTGATGATGAGGATTCCAAATCTGAGGATAAATCAGCTGAAGAGAAAGAAAAAACAGATGAAGAAGTAACAGAAGAAGAAAAGACAGAATCAGAAACGCCTGAAGGTGGAGGTCCTGAAGGTCCATGGCAACCAATCGGAACTTCGCAAACAGAACCTCATACAAAGACGTATGATGACGGTTCACAAGACTGGAACGAGATGGTCCAAGCTCTTTCTTATGCAACCAGCATTCCACAAGATCAGATGACCATTTTTTGGTTAGGAAATGGCGGAGGACCTGATCTTTCAAAAGGTACCGTACAGTCTAAAGCAGACGGAAAAAAATATGATGTTATGCTTCAGTGGATTCCTGAAAAAGGATGGCAGCCAACAAGTGTAACACCTGTTCAATAA
- the mtnN gene encoding 5'-methylthioadenosine/S-adenosylhomocysteine nucleosidase — MKRIGIIGAMEEEVVLLREQLEDLEENKLAGCEFYKGSLGGQEVVLLKSGIGKVNAAIGTTLLIQLYGPDVILNTGSAGGFHSDLNVGDVVISTDVRHHDVDATIFGYEHGQVPQMPPNYLPDEKLVNAAERAGARVENIQVAKGLIASGDSFMSDLARVEDIRGKFPTLYAAEMEAAAIAQTCYQFNVPFVIIRSLSDIAGKDARVSYDQFLQTASKNSAELVQKIVEELKSL, encoded by the coding sequence ATGAAGCGAATTGGAATTATTGGTGCAATGGAAGAAGAAGTTGTTCTGCTAAGAGAGCAATTAGAAGATCTAGAAGAAAATAAACTCGCAGGATGTGAGTTCTACAAAGGTTCACTCGGCGGTCAAGAAGTCGTGTTATTAAAATCAGGGATTGGAAAAGTAAACGCAGCGATCGGAACTACGTTGTTGATCCAACTCTATGGACCAGATGTAATTTTAAACACGGGATCTGCTGGAGGTTTTCATTCAGACCTGAACGTAGGCGATGTAGTCATCTCAACTGATGTGCGCCATCATGATGTAGATGCAACAATCTTTGGTTATGAGCACGGTCAAGTACCACAGATGCCGCCGAACTACCTTCCAGACGAAAAACTTGTGAATGCAGCTGAGAGAGCTGGAGCGAGAGTAGAAAACATACAAGTTGCAAAAGGTTTGATCGCTTCAGGCGATTCATTTATGAGTGATCTTGCTAGGGTAGAAGATATCAGAGGCAAGTTTCCGACTTTATATGCAGCTGAGATGGAAGCAGCGGCTATCGCTCAAACGTGTTATCAATTTAACGTTCCTTTTGTGATCATCCGTTCTTTATCAGATATTGCAGGAAAAGATGCACGTGTTTCTTATGACCAATTCTTACAAACAGCATCTAAGAACTCAGCAGAATTAGTACAAAAAATCGTGGAGGAGCTGAAATCATTATGA
- a CDS encoding PLP-dependent cysteine synthase family protein — MKYFKNVHEMIGNTPLMEITQFSLPEGVRLFAKLEFMNPGGSVKDRLGLELLDAALSKGDLVQGGTIIEPTAGNTGIGLALAAINKGINVTFVIPEKFSIEKQELMKALGATIVHTPTSEGMKGAIKRTKELLNEIPNSFSPSQFSNPDNPNTYYKTLGPEIWNALDGHVDVFVAGAGTGGTFMGTARYLKEKNENVKTVIVEPEGSILNGGESGPHKTEGIGMEFLPAYMDSSYFNSIHTVSDVDAFQRVAELAKKEGLLVGSSSGAALHAALIEAQTAQPGQNIVTIFADSSERYLSKKIYEGGI, encoded by the coding sequence ATGAAATATTTTAAAAATGTGCATGAGATGATCGGTAATACACCTCTCATGGAGATCACTCAGTTTTCACTTCCAGAAGGTGTTCGTTTATTTGCAAAACTAGAGTTCATGAACCCTGGAGGAAGTGTGAAAGATCGCCTAGGTTTGGAACTGCTAGATGCAGCCCTATCCAAGGGTGATCTTGTGCAAGGTGGAACGATCATCGAACCTACAGCAGGAAATACAGGGATCGGCCTTGCTCTTGCTGCGATCAATAAGGGAATTAACGTAACCTTTGTTATTCCAGAAAAATTTAGTATAGAAAAGCAGGAGCTTATGAAAGCACTGGGTGCGACCATTGTTCATACCCCTACCTCAGAAGGAATGAAAGGAGCGATCAAAAGAACAAAGGAATTGCTGAATGAGATTCCGAATTCTTTTTCTCCTTCCCAGTTTTCTAATCCCGATAACCCAAACACTTACTACAAAACATTAGGTCCAGAAATCTGGAATGCTCTTGATGGTCATGTAGATGTTTTTGTAGCCGGTGCGGGTACAGGTGGTACGTTCATGGGTACAGCTCGCTATTTAAAAGAAAAGAACGAAAACGTTAAGACCGTGATTGTTGAACCTGAAGGCTCAATTCTTAACGGTGGAGAATCAGGACCTCATAAAACTGAAGGTATCGGCATGGAATTTCTTCCAGCATATATGGATTCATCCTATTTCAACAGTATCCATACGGTATCAGATGTTGATGCATTTCAAAGAGTCGCTGAATTAGCAAAAAAAGAAGGTCTTCTTGTTGGAAGTTCTTCAGGAGCAGCGCTACACGCAGCTCTCATTGAAGCTCAAACAGCACAACCAGGGCAAAACATTGTGACTATTTTTGCTGACAGCTCAGAGCGCTATTTAAGCAAGAAAATTTATGAAGGAGGCATCTGA
- a CDS encoding class I SAM-dependent methyltransferase, protein MGREFIDLFDEWSSSYDETVSGNDEEYKEVFHNYDEILETVVQRSGSVVLEFGVGTGNLSEKLLRSGKQVIGIEPSKGMREKASDRHPDLTLYDGDFLSFPKLDQEIDTVVSTYAFHHLTDEEKDLAIGQYSQLLKKNGKIVFADTAYLHEDDKKERHDKVKSQGFLNLLKDLQTEYYTTLGVLEDLFKKHDFEVSFKKLNEYVWLMEAVKK, encoded by the coding sequence ATGGGACGAGAATTTATTGATCTTTTTGATGAGTGGTCTTCCTCTTATGATGAAACGGTATCAGGAAATGATGAGGAATATAAAGAAGTTTTTCATAATTATGATGAAATATTAGAAACAGTCGTTCAGCGGTCCGGAAGTGTTGTCCTAGAGTTCGGAGTTGGAACTGGTAACTTAAGCGAGAAACTTCTTAGAAGCGGAAAGCAAGTGATTGGTATTGAGCCGTCAAAAGGAATGCGTGAAAAAGCGTCCGACCGTCATCCAGATCTAACTCTATATGATGGTGATTTTTTGTCTTTTCCAAAGCTCGATCAAGAGATTGATACAGTAGTAAGCACTTATGCTTTCCACCACCTAACAGACGAAGAAAAAGATCTGGCAATCGGACAGTATAGCCAGCTGCTAAAAAAGAATGGTAAAATTGTGTTTGCAGATACCGCTTATCTTCACGAAGATGATAAAAAAGAGCGTCATGATAAAGTAAAGTCTCAAGGTTTCCTTAACTTGTTAAAAGATCTTCAGACTGAATATTATACAACGCTTGGAGTACTAGAAGATCTATTTAAGAAACATGATTTTGAAGTCTCGTTCAAAAAACTTAATGAATATGTCTGGCTGATGGAAGCGGTAAAAAAATAG
- a CDS encoding S-ribosylhomocysteine lyase, translating into MTKKMNVESFNLDHTKVVAPYIRLAGTTTGANGDIIHKYDIRFCQPNKDHMPMEGLHSIEHLMAENIRNHHSTVVDISPMGCQTGFYLSVINHDNYDEILEVLEKTLNDVLEATEVPACNEVQCGWAANHSLEGAKEIARKMLAKKDEWHIVFGE; encoded by the coding sequence ATGACAAAGAAAATGAATGTAGAAAGCTTTAACCTTGATCATACGAAAGTAGTCGCGCCTTATATTCGTTTAGCAGGTACAACTACAGGAGCAAACGGAGATATTATCCATAAGTATGACATCCGTTTTTGTCAGCCGAACAAAGATCATATGCCGATGGAAGGACTTCATTCTATTGAACATCTGATGGCGGAGAATATTCGTAATCACCATTCAACTGTAGTGGATATCAGTCCTATGGGTTGTCAGACAGGTTTTTATCTATCTGTGATCAACCATGATAACTATGATGAGATTTTAGAGGTTCTAGAAAAGACGTTGAACGATGTTTTAGAAGCTACTGAAGTACCTGCATGTAATGAAGTTCAATGTGGCTGGGCAGCTAACCACAGTCTTGAAGGTGCGAAAGAGATCGCGCGCAAGATGCTTGCTAAAAAAGACGAGTGGCATATTGTTTTCGGAGAATAG
- a CDS encoding peptidoglycan D,D-transpeptidase FtsI family protein encodes MLSKKRTMVVALFFLFLILFLTYRLADIQLISTTSFSKNKVNLIQESVDQRTHRFTINDGRGYFLDRNGELLSTDVRAQVIVFPNLYSRKWPIDSIARILDIPTSNFTKKISELKKPSAFSLSKELSIEQMNEINKLEIPGLYAQLVTKRNPTPFANHIIGAVGQDPDLIKRKYEDKLKKGSVTISTKTGKNGMQYTFDPFLISEGETEYIYHVDRQGHPLFGLDVKFRSQSNPLYPLYVKTTLDKKMQETVEKTLDAHGVEEGGAVLIDIETNELLAMSSRPLFSSETIYKHVDHMTSQQIPGSIFKIVTAAAAIEGNKIQNAKTYDCDLNIYGEKDERQLGMLNVEDSFTQSCNRTFGDLANELQKTDPDYMKKYAEKLGLLTRNGWEGEVYHLESFSHFYKEEAGQIYSSKKKRSDYNSSLAVSQTAIGQLDVKITPLAAANMMATIARGGVSYEVKTAKSVNFANDTELIEFEDHKKEDEKLSPYTIMRLQSLLLNVVKDEKGTGHALQTLPFQVAGKSGTAQKGEDKHFNNKWFAGYFPADQPRYALVIVDLKHDTVNRTIPVFRDIAVEIMGKTN; translated from the coding sequence GTGTTATCGAAGAAAAGAACGATGGTAGTGGCACTTTTTTTCCTTTTCCTTATCCTTTTTCTCACTTATCGGTTAGCTGATATACAACTGATTTCTACTACTTCCTTTTCCAAAAATAAAGTGAACCTCATACAAGAAAGTGTTGATCAGCGTACACACCGTTTTACGATCAACGATGGAAGAGGTTATTTTCTTGATCGAAATGGTGAGTTGCTCTCAACAGATGTCAGAGCTCAAGTTATCGTCTTTCCTAATCTTTACTCAAGAAAATGGCCGATTGATTCTATTGCCCGCATACTTGATATACCAACAAGTAACTTCACAAAAAAAATCAGTGAACTAAAAAAACCGTCAGCATTCTCTCTTTCAAAGGAACTCAGTATTGAGCAGATGAATGAGATTAATAAACTAGAGATTCCCGGGCTCTACGCTCAGCTTGTCACAAAACGAAACCCAACTCCGTTCGCTAATCATATCATTGGAGCGGTTGGACAAGATCCGGATCTGATCAAAAGAAAGTACGAAGATAAACTGAAAAAAGGCTCTGTTACGATAAGCACTAAAACAGGTAAGAACGGTATGCAATATACATTTGATCCTTTTTTAATTTCGGAAGGAGAAACAGAGTATATCTATCATGTGGATCGTCAAGGACATCCGTTGTTCGGACTAGATGTTAAATTTCGCTCGCAATCGAACCCCTTATATCCTCTTTACGTGAAAACGACGCTAGATAAGAAGATGCAGGAAACGGTGGAAAAAACACTTGATGCTCATGGTGTCGAAGAAGGTGGAGCTGTTTTGATTGATATAGAAACCAACGAACTGTTAGCGATGTCAAGCAGACCTTTGTTTTCAAGTGAAACCATCTATAAACATGTGGATCATATGACGTCTCAGCAAATCCCTGGTTCTATTTTCAAAATTGTAACAGCAGCTGCTGCTATTGAAGGGAATAAGATACAAAACGCGAAGACGTATGATTGTGACTTAAACATTTACGGTGAAAAAGATGAGAGGCAGCTAGGGATGTTAAACGTCGAGGACAGCTTTACACAGAGCTGCAACAGAACATTTGGAGATCTAGCAAATGAATTACAGAAAACAGATCCAGATTATATGAAAAAGTATGCAGAAAAGTTAGGTCTACTAACGCGTAATGGCTGGGAAGGAGAAGTCTATCATCTAGAATCGTTTTCTCACTTCTATAAAGAAGAAGCTGGTCAGATCTACAGCTCAAAAAAGAAAAGATCAGATTACAATAGTTCTTTAGCTGTCTCACAAACTGCGATTGGTCAGTTGGATGTGAAGATTACACCGCTCGCAGCTGCTAATATGATGGCGACGATTGCTAGGGGCGGGGTTAGTTATGAAGTTAAGACAGCTAAAAGTGTGAATTTTGCTAATGATACAGAACTCATTGAGTTTGAAGATCACAAGAAAGAAGATGAAAAGCTTTCTCCTTACACGATCATGAGACTTCAGTCCCTTCTTTTAAACGTGGTAAAGGACGAGAAAGGTACAGGACACGCCTTGCAGACATTGCCTTTTCAAGTTGCAGGAAAATCCGGAACCGCACAAAAAGGTGAAGATAAACATTTTAACAATAAGTGGTTTGCAGGATACTTTCCTGCAGATCAACCTCGTTATGCTCTAGTAATCGTAGACTTAAAACACGATACCGTAAATCGCACGATCCCTGTATTTCGGGACATAGCGGTTGAAATAATGGGAAAAACGAATTGA
- the greA gene encoding transcription elongation factor GreA produces MADEKKHYMTLEGKQKLENELEFLKTERRKEVVERIKVARSFGDLSENSEYDAAKDEQAFVEARIVQLEKMIRDSVIIEDNKDQSDNVSIGKTVKFKELPDGDEETYIIVGSAEADPFEGKISNDSPMAKSLLGKKPGDKVSVQTPGGEISVVILEVK; encoded by the coding sequence ATGGCAGACGAGAAAAAACACTATATGACCTTAGAGGGTAAACAGAAGCTAGAAAACGAACTAGAGTTTTTAAAAACAGAACGAAGAAAAGAAGTTGTTGAACGAATTAAAGTAGCTCGTAGTTTTGGTGATCTTTCTGAGAACTCTGAGTATGATGCAGCAAAGGACGAGCAGGCATTCGTAGAGGCTCGTATCGTTCAATTAGAAAAAATGATTCGTGATTCGGTTATTATTGAAGATAATAAAGACCAATCTGATAACGTTTCCATCGGAAAAACAGTTAAGTTTAAAGAGCTTCCAGATGGTGACGAAGAAACATATATCATCGTAGGTAGTGCAGAAGCTGACCCATTCGAAGGTAAAATCTCTAACGACTCTCCAATGGCTAAAAGCCTTCTAGGTAAAAAGCCTGGAGATAAAGTTTCTGTTCAAACACCTGGTGGCGAAATCAGCGTTGTTATCCTAGAAGTGAAGTAA
- a CDS encoding GRP family sugar transporter, with amino-acid sequence MGIIWALITAVCWGSIVLVSEKLGGDFHSQTFGMTLGALLFSIVAFFIVQPNLNITVFAIGIVSGIFWVIGQRNQFASVDYLGVSKIVPLSTGMQLFGTTLFGVIVFHEWKTTTEIIIGIIAICAIIAGALLTSRRSEQGDQKDKQNFKKGLTILLISTIGYVTYVVIIRWFELNGWQAILPQAVGMFIGALVLSFKHKPFNKYSVRNILTGLIWSTGNLTLLLSLPLIGIATSFSLSQTGIIISTLGGIFLLGEKRSKKEIIWVISGCVLIIAGGVMLGFTKS; translated from the coding sequence GTGGGTATCATCTGGGCACTTATTACAGCAGTCTGCTGGGGAAGTATCGTGTTAGTGAGCGAAAAACTCGGCGGAGACTTTCACAGTCAAACATTTGGAATGACACTTGGAGCTCTATTGTTTTCAATTGTTGCATTCTTTATCGTGCAGCCTAATCTTAATATCACAGTATTTGCGATCGGTATCGTATCAGGAATCTTCTGGGTGATCGGACAGCGGAACCAATTTGCTAGTGTTGATTATTTAGGGGTTTCTAAGATTGTTCCTCTTTCAACAGGCATGCAGTTGTTCGGAACAACATTGTTCGGGGTCATCGTTTTTCATGAATGGAAAACAACTACGGAGATTATCATCGGAATTATTGCAATCTGTGCAATTATAGCGGGAGCCTTATTAACATCAAGAAGAAGTGAACAAGGTGATCAAAAGGACAAACAAAACTTTAAGAAAGGACTTACCATTCTCCTCATTTCAACGATTGGATATGTTACATACGTCGTAATTATAAGATGGTTTGAATTGAACGGATGGCAGGCGATCCTACCACAGGCTGTAGGGATGTTTATAGGTGCGCTCGTTTTATCTTTTAAACATAAACCTTTCAATAAGTACTCTGTCCGCAATATTTTAACAGGATTGATTTGGAGCACAGGTAATTTGACCCTGCTGCTGTCATTGCCTCTTATCGGAATCGCGACAAGCTTCTCGCTTTCACAGACGGGTATCATCATATCAACACTCGGAGGAATCTTCTTATTAGGTGAAAAAAGAAGCAAGAAAGAGATCATTTGGGTGATCTCAGGCTGTGTTCTCATTATAGCAGGCGGCGTCATGTTAGGATTTACAAAATCATAG
- a CDS encoding bifunctional cystathionine gamma-lyase/homocysteine desulfhydrase has translation MKRKTKLIHGGIPSDKTTGAVSFPIYQVSTYKQEDVGVHSGFEYSRTGNPTRHALEELIKDLEGGKRGFAFGSGMAAITAVMMLFDSGDHVILTDDVYGGTYRVMTKVLNRLGIDSTFVDTTDIEQIEAALKPNTKAVYVETPTNPLLKVTDIEAVASWAKTKNLLFMVDNTFNTPYWQNPIDLGADIVLHSATKYIGGHSDVVAGLVVVNDEKLGEDLHFVQNSTGGVLGPQDSWLLIRGIKTLGLRMEAHESNTKKIVEFLKSHPAVEKIYYPGLEDHPQHEIAKKQSGGFGGMVSFDVGSQANADALLKKVKYFTLAESLGAVESLISVPARMTHASIPAERRAELGITDGLVRISVGIEDADDLIDDLKNALS, from the coding sequence ATGAAACGCAAAACAAAACTAATCCACGGAGGCATTCCTTCTGATAAAACAACAGGAGCTGTGTCTTTTCCGATCTACCAAGTAAGCACATACAAGCAAGAAGATGTAGGTGTTCATAGCGGATTTGAATATTCTCGTACAGGAAACCCAACTCGACATGCGTTAGAAGAACTGATCAAAGACTTAGAAGGAGGCAAACGCGGATTTGCGTTTGGTTCTGGTATGGCTGCCATTACAGCAGTTATGATGCTGTTTGATTCTGGTGATCATGTTATTTTAACAGATGATGTTTACGGCGGTACGTATCGTGTGATGACGAAGGTCTTGAACCGTCTTGGAATCGATTCGACGTTTGTAGATACAACGGACATTGAACAGATCGAAGCCGCATTAAAACCGAACACAAAAGCGGTTTATGTTGAAACACCAACAAATCCGCTATTAAAGGTTACAGATATTGAAGCTGTAGCTTCCTGGGCAAAAACGAAAAACCTTCTGTTCATGGTGGATAATACGTTTAACACACCATACTGGCAGAATCCGATCGACCTAGGAGCAGATATTGTGCTTCACTCAGCAACAAAATATATCGGCGGCCATAGTGATGTTGTAGCAGGTCTAGTCGTGGTAAACGACGAAAAGCTAGGAGAAGATCTACATTTCGTACAAAACTCAACAGGAGGCGTTCTAGGGCCTCAAGATTCATGGTTGCTCATTCGCGGTATAAAAACGCTTGGGTTGCGCATGGAAGCTCACGAGAGCAATACGAAAAAAATCGTTGAATTTCTAAAATCTCATCCAGCAGTAGAGAAAATTTATTACCCAGGACTAGAAGATCACCCTCAACATGAAATTGCTAAAAAACAATCTGGCGGTTTTGGTGGTATGGTATCGTTTGATGTTGGATCACAAGCGAATGCTGACGCACTTCTGAAAAAGGTAAAATACTTTACACTTGCAGAAAGCTTAGGCGCAGTTGAGAGTTTAATTTCTGTTCCAGCTCGTATGACACACGCTTCTATACCTGCAGAACGAAGAGCAGAATTAGGGATCACAGATGGATTGGTACGTATCTCGGTTGGTATTGAAGATGCTGACGATTTGATCGATGATCTAAAAAATGCTTTAAGTTAA
- a CDS encoding YrhC family protein produces the protein MKNNAEFIQKKIADYQRFGFILLAVSTFFYLGLVLPVEDKNFVQSITLGIASTTCLGFTALMYRVVRKCKTQLQELSE, from the coding sequence ATGAAAAACAATGCTGAATTCATTCAAAAGAAAATCGCTGACTACCAGCGCTTCGGTTTTATTTTATTGGCTGTTAGCACGTTCTTTTATTTAGGACTGGTACTTCCTGTTGAAGACAAAAACTTTGTTCAATCCATCACACTAGGTATTGCATCTACAACGTGCTTAGGGTTCACTGCACTTATGTATAGAGTCGTAAGAAAGTGCAAAACACAATTACAAGAATTAAGTGAGTAA